A genomic window from Pseudomonas alcaligenes includes:
- a CDS encoding thioesterase II family protein gives MQLFCLAHAGASAMPYARWRKRLPRWLEVCPLELPGRGAREGEPLCQDLPALLADLRQAWSRECSGPYLLWGHSLGAMLAFELAQVLIAEGHEAPLALFASASRAPSRRLQAPRMTTRSDGELFAGLDGFARLPRELLADPLFRRELLPVLRSDFALAESYRYQRRAPLPCALHVLGARRDCLSEDDLRAWRRETRGPFTLEWLDGDHAYLRPQEDELLSLIEFHASRLLRREAAGMPLGA, from the coding sequence ATGCAGCTGTTCTGCCTGGCCCATGCCGGCGCCAGCGCCATGCCCTATGCACGCTGGCGCAAGCGCCTGCCGCGTTGGCTGGAAGTCTGCCCGCTGGAGTTGCCAGGTCGCGGCGCCCGCGAGGGTGAGCCGCTGTGCCAGGACCTGCCGGCGCTGCTGGCCGACCTGAGGCAAGCCTGGTCGCGCGAATGCAGTGGTCCGTACCTGCTGTGGGGCCACAGCCTGGGCGCCATGCTCGCCTTCGAGCTGGCCCAGGTGCTGATCGCCGAGGGACATGAGGCGCCGCTGGCGCTGTTCGCCTCGGCTTCGCGTGCGCCTTCGCGACGCCTGCAGGCGCCGCGCATGACCACGCGCAGCGACGGCGAACTGTTCGCCGGCCTCGATGGCTTCGCCCGCCTGCCGCGCGAGCTGCTGGCCGACCCGTTGTTCCGCCGCGAACTGTTGCCCGTACTGCGCAGCGACTTTGCCCTGGCCGAGAGCTACCGCTACCAGCGCCGTGCGCCCTTGCCCTGTGCCCTACACGTGCTCGGTGCGCGCCGCGACTGCCTGAGCGAGGACGACCTGCGCGCCTGGCGCCGCGAGACCCGCGGCCCCTTCACCCTGGAATGGCTGGATGGCGATCACGCCTACCTGCGCCCCCAGGAAGACGAACTGCTGTCCCTGATCGAATTCCATGCCTCGCGCCTGCTGCGGCGCGAGGCGGCCGGCATGCCACTGGGCGCCTAG
- a CDS encoding MbtH family NRPS accessory protein → MSLDNPQTTFLVVVNDEQQYAIWPAYKAVPAGWKEDGVRGDKATCLAHIASVWTDMRPRSLREAMDA, encoded by the coding sequence ATGAGCCTGGACAACCCGCAGACCACCTTCCTGGTCGTGGTCAACGATGAGCAGCAGTACGCCATCTGGCCGGCCTACAAGGCCGTGCCGGCCGGCTGGAAGGAAGACGGCGTGCGCGGCGACAAGGCGACCTGCCTGGCGCACATCGCCAGCGTCTGGACCGACATGCGTCCGCGCAGCCTGCGCGAGGCCATGGACGCCTGA